A genomic window from Synergistaceae bacterium includes:
- a CDS encoding 30S ribosomal protein S18 — protein MGLRRGASRRRPKFCYYCVEKQEHVDYKDVEKLKKYISERGKIIPRRVTGNCAKHQRLLTEAIKRARYMALLPYSLD, from the coding sequence ATGGGTCTGCGCAGAGGTGCATCAAGACGCAGGCCGAAGTTCTGCTATTACTGCGTGGAGAAGCAGGAACACGTAGACTACAAGGACGTTGAGAAGCTCAAGAAGTACATCAGCGAGCGCGGAAAGATCATTCCCCGCCGCGTAACCGGCAACTGTGCAAAGCATCAGCGTCTGCTTACTGAGGCGATCAAGAGAGCCAGATACATGGCACTTCTCCCCTACTCGCTCGACTAA